From Paenarthrobacter sp. A20:
ACGTTGCCACCAGCGCCCCCGCATGCTGCGCCAGCTCCAGGATTTCGTCCCGGGCGCCCCGTCCGCCGCGACCTGCCACGAAGACCGGCCGTTCCGCTTGTGCAATCATGGCGACCAGATGCTCTACGGCGGCAGCGTCGGGGCGCACTTTCAGGGGTTGAGGCACGACGACGGCACTCACGTCGTCCGCGGCGGTGGCACTTTGGACGTCCAACGGCAGGCTCAGGACAACAGTGCGGCGCTCATTCACGGCGGTCCGGAAGGCCCTGACGGTGTCCGCGACAGCTGTGGCGGGGGAATGGATCCGTTCCGCGACGGCGCCGACGCTGCGGGCCAAGGCATCCTGGTCGATCTTGAAATTGGACCTGATCGCGGCAGCCTGGGTGTCGGCAGTCAGGACGATCATGGGCGTGCGGCTCTTCGCTGCCTCCCCGATTCCCGTGATGGCGTTGCTCAGCCCGCAGCCTTGGTGCGTGGTGACCACGCCAACCTTTCCTGACATCCGGGAGTAGGCGTCGGCCATGGTCGCCGCGCCGCCCTCGTGCCGCGTGGCGGTGAAAGGGATGCCCTCGGCCATGAGGGTGCCGGTGACGTCGAAATTGCCGCTGCCCACCACCCCGAAAACATGCCCGACGCCGAGCTTCGCCAGCGTCCTGCCCACCAGGGTGGAAACCCTCATCTGTTCACTCATGCTGTTTCCGCCGCGGACTTCTCCACCAGCGCGTACACGCGGCTCGGGCTGCCCGTGCCGCCGACGATCGGCAAGGGAGCAACCACCAGCGTGGCGCCCGTGGTGGGAAGCCGGTCCACGTTCCGCAGCGAGGTGACGCCGTACTTGTCCGCCCCGAGGAGGAATGAGTGGACGGGGAACATCGGGTCCAAGCCGCCCGCCTGGCCGGCGTCGATGCCCACGGTTTCAACACCGAAACCGCTGATCGAGGCGTTGCCGGCGAGCCACTTGGCACCTGCCGCGGAGACCCCCGGTGTGTGGGGTCCGGCGTCGTCCGCGTTGACGAAAGCCGCGGCGTCAGTGCCGCGGGCCGCCCAACCGGTCCGGAAGATGATCCAGCAGTTCCCGGGGAGCTGGCCGTGTTCCTGCTGCCATTGTTCGAAGTGCTCCGGTTCGAGCAGGAAATCCGGGTCCGCGGCAACTTCTGCTGTCTTGTCGATCACGACAACGGGACCAACCAGGCGCTGTGGCTCGATCTGGTCCACGGACTTGCCGTCCTTGCCCGTGATCCAGTGCACCGGAGCGTCCAGGTGTGTCCCGGCATGTTCGCCCACGGTGACGTCGTTCCACGCCCAGGCCGGTCCGGCGTCGTCGAAATTGCTCACCGGTGAGACGGACAATCCCACCGTGTTCGCGAACGGCTGCGGCAGGGTCAGGATGGGGGTTTCGGAACTCAGGGGAGTGGTGAGGTCGATGATCTCCACCGAACCGCTCGAAAGGGCTGCAGTGAGCCCGGCCAGAACAGACATTGTTCTCCTATCGCTTGCTTGGTTTCAGTGCTGCTTGAAAACGGGAAAATCGTGAGGGTTGCGCGGTCAGTTTTTGGGCCACCAGGTGCCCGGAACCGCCTGACAGTCCGGGGCCGGGGTGGGTTGAGGCGCCGATATGCCAGAGCCCCTGGATGGCAGTCCGGTGCCCCGCGGCCTCCGGGAAGGGCCGCCAGAGCAGGTTCTGGAACAGCTCCGCGGAGCCTCCGTAGGGGTCGCCGTTGACGGCATTGGGATTGGCGGCGGCCAAGTCCGTGGGAGCGATGATGTCCGAGGCCAGGACTGTAGCCCGGGTGCCAGGGGCGAACTGCTCCAGCCGGGCGAGGACCCGATCCAGATAGCCTTGTTTCAGCTCCTCGGTCCAGCCTTCCTGCACTGTCAGTTCGCCGGCCGCATCGCCCACGGGAGAGAACGGAACTTCCTGCAGCTGCAGCCATAGCGTGGCCTTGCCCTCTGGAGCGCGGGACGGATCCAGCACGTATTGCTGGCCGACCACCACCGTGGGCTCGCTGGGCAGCAGGCCGGCCTCGGCCTGGGCGCACGCAATGCCTGTGCTGTCCGACCCGTTGCTGATGTGAACCAGCGGAACCCGGTTGAGTCGGGGATCGAGCCACTCCACGGGCTTATCCAAGGCGAGGTGGATCTGCATCGCACCACGGCCGTTCTGGTAGCGTTTGGCAGCCGCGGCGGGTCCGGCCGGCGGCTGGCTGAGAAGGTGTCCGTAGAGTGCTTGGGGCGAGACGTTGGCAAGCACGGTGCCTGCTGAAAGACTGCCCTGCGAGGTCCGGACGCCCGTGACAGTTGTGCCCGAAACCAGGATCTCCTCCGCTTCAGCGCCCAGCAGGATCCGCACCCCGTTGTCCCGCAGCAGAGACTCAAAGGCAGCCACGAACTTCGACGCCCCGCCCTTCACCACCGGGAGCCCGAAGCTGTGCATGCTCATGGCCATCACAGGCAACATCACCCCGCCTGTCGCCTGGTCAGGGCCCAGCCCTGCATGCAAGAGCCAAGGGGACCAGAGCTGGTCAGCTTCCCAGCCATCGAAGCGGCTCCGCACGTAGTTCCGTCCGCTCATCACCGAGTCACGGACAAAAGCCTCTGTCCCGGAGAAACGCCCTCGTCGGACGGCCCCGAAGGCAATTTTCGCGACCTCCCCAAACGATCGAAGTTCTGCCCCGAACGCCCCGAAAACCGTGCCGGAGTTCCGGCCCAGATCGTCAAGCATGGCCAGATAGGCCTCTTGGTCGCCAGGAATCTTCAACGAGGCGGCTGTTTGGGCCGGGTCCCGGTGCGCGATGACCACGCGTTGGGCTCCCGTGGCCGGATCAGCACCAACGCTCGCCGTCACCTCGGTGGTGGTGTTGCAGTATTCCAGCCCCCTGGCATGAAGCTCCTTGCCCAGCGCCGAGTACGCACCGCCTGACACGAACAGAGGATGCCAGGAAGAGAAGGAGTCGTGGACAAAGCCCGGCAGGGTCCGCTCCGAGGAGTGGATGAAACCTCCCAGCCGGTCCGCACGCTCGATGATGCACACCCGCTTCCCGTCCAGTGCCAGCTCGGCTGCCGCTACCAGGGAATTGATGCCCGAGCCAATGATCACGACGTCAACGGAATCGTCCATCTCCGCTCCTTTCAAAATTAGAAGTCCGGGTGGCTGGCGGTTGCGTGGTATTTGCCGCCGTGGAATACCAGGGGAGCGCCGCCGTCGTAGTTGTAACTCTCCACTTCACCCACGTAGATGACGTGGTCGCCGGCGTCATGCCGGGAGACCGTGCGGCACTGGAAAGTGGCCACGGCGCCGTCCAACAACGGGACGCCGGCGATGCCCTCGGTAGTCTCCGTCCCGGCGAATTTGTCCGTTGCCGGCGTTGCGAACTGGCGGGACAAGACGTGCTGGTCGCTGGCCAGGATGTTGATGGCGAAGTGCGTGGCGTCCTCGAAGTCACCCAGGCTGGGGGACCGTTTGCTGGGGCACCACAGCACCAGCGGCGGTTCCATGGAGACGGACGTGAACGAGTTCGCGGTCATGCCCACCTTTCGGCCGTCGGCGGCAACAGTGGTCACCACGGTAACGCCCGTGGCGAACTGGCCCAACGCGCCCCTGAAGTCCCGGAGGTCGAAAGCCGCGGTGTCGTCTTCTTTGCGGGCCTGCATGAAGTCCGCCGCAGCAGTGGGGTCGAACCACCAAGGGTACGACGTCCGCGGATCATCGAACCCGCCCACAATGCTTGCTGCCAAAGCCGGATGCTCCGCAGCCTCGCGCAGCAGTGTCTTCTGGTGGTCCCTGCGCGGCTTGAGGAGATCGTTGGTCCATTCAACCGCCCACTGACCCCAACCCCGCCAGAACTCGTCGAAGGTCCGCTCCATCCAGGCACGGTCAAAAGGCTGCTCGCCACGGCGAACGATCGAATCAAGGTAATACTTGGCAGCCAGCGTCGCGTTGTTGGAACCCTGTCCGGTAAGGGGATCGTTGAGGACCACGGCATCGCCCAGGCCGAACACCAGGGTCCCGTTGCCGAGTTCCCCGACGGCGGACCTCACCGTGGGGGTGATGCGCCCCAGGAGCGTGGCGCCGTCGTCTGTCAGTTCTGCGTCGACAAAGTTCGCTGCTTCGTGGGGGAAATGCTCGCGCAGGATCTCCAGCGAACGCTTGAGCTGCTCTTCAGGGGTTCCGACGTCGGTCCAACGGTCCATGGGGCCGCCCACCACGCCTTCGAACACCATCATGCGGCACGGGCCGGAGACGGTCAGGCCCGGGAACGTAAAGAACTCGCCGACGCCGGGTGCCATGGACATGCGGATGGCGTCGCCGCCACTGGGGTTGCTGTCGGGTGACGTGCCGGTCGCCGGTCCGGCGGCAGCGCCGCCGTCGGGCTTGACGTAGTTCAGTGCCAAGACCCGCTGCGGCCGGTCGAAGGGAGACTTTGCCTTGTCCCGCGGGAAGATTTGCCCGATTTCGCCCTTACCCGTGCTGACGATGACCAGTTCATGGTCGTGGGTGAGTTCTTCGAGCATGCGCGGGGTGACCTTCTCGATCCGGAAGTCGCCGCCGTTGGACACGAACGTCTCGATCCAGAGGGCACTCTTGATCCGCTGGTCGATGGAACGGGCGGGCCCGTCCAAGGGAGCCTGCCATTCGATGGGTTCGTCGGCTTCCACGCGCAACCGGATGGTGCCGATCTCCGGTACTGATCCGGACCCGTAGAATTCCGTGAGCGCTGTCCCCAATTGGGCTTCGGCGTCGAGGGCTGTGGAGAACATGCACTGGCTGGACATGACCTTGCCGGTGCGGATCTGGGCCGCGGAGCGGTCGGACAACAGCGTTACCGCGTAGCCGTCCCGTTGCAGGCCCAACGCCAGCTGGGCACCGGATTCGCCGGCCCCCACGATTGCTATCTTTCGCATGATTGAGTCCTTATTAGCAGGGTTGTGCTACGAAACCTTGGCGGCAGAAAGGCTCGCAAGATAGTCGGCGGCCTTGTCCGGGTACATGAACCATTCCTGGAATTCCGGTGGATGGTTGAAGCCGTTGGCAAAGCGGTGCGCGATGTCCGGCTCGCTGTTCGCGGCGCCCAGGAGTTCAAGGACGTGGGGCGGCGGCGGGGCCAGGAGGGCATTCGTCCAGTGTGCAACGTGCTGCGCGTAATCCCAATAGCGCTCGAACGTCGCCTGCATGAAGCTTGCATCGAAAACACCGCCGTGCTGGATGATGCTGTCCAGATACGACGCCGCGCACTTGCTTGCGTTGTTGGACCCCTGTCCGGTGATGGGATCGTTCAAGACCACGACGTCGGCCAGGCCCAGCACCTGCCGGCCGCTCGGCAGCGTGGCAATCGGGTGGCGGACGGTCGGCGCGAACCTGCCTTGGAGGACGCCGTTGGCATCGGTCAGTTCCACGTCCGTGGCGCGCTCGGCTTCCCATGGCAGGAAGGTCTTCAGGATGTTCTTGGAATTCTCCAGGTGCTCCTCGGGCGTGAGACCCTTCCACGAGTCCATTGGGCCGCCGGGTACGCCCTCGAAGACCATGATTTCGCACGGTCCGGTGGTGGTGAGCGCTGGGAAAACGAAGTATTCGCCAACGCCGGGGATGAGGTTGAAGGAGACCGCCGAGTAGTCTTCGCGAGGCTTGAGGCCCTTCACGTAGGTCAAAGCCAGGGCGCGTTGCGGGGCGTCGTAAGTGCTGCGTTCGGCGTCGCGGGTGAAGAGTTGCGCGATCTCACCCTTGCCCGCAGCCACAATCACCAGGTCCGAGTTCTGCGTGTACTTTTCCAGTTCGGCTACCCCGGCGTCCTCGAAGACCAGCTCGCCGCCGCGCGCCGTGAACTCCTCCATGAACCGCGGGAACTTAACGCGCTGGTCGATCGACTTGGCGTGGTGGTCCAAACGGGATGCCCAGCTGATGGCCTTTTCGCCCGGCAATTCGGGGTGGGGGATGGTGAACGAGATGCCGTCCACAGTGGGGGCGTCAGGCCAGAAGTCCAACCCCAGTGCGCGCTCGTGCTCCAGCGCGTTGTGGAAGATGCACTGGCTGGAGGCAACTTTGCCTTCACGGATTTCTTCCGGCGTGCGGTTGGAGATAGTGGTTACCTGGAATCCGGCGTCCAGCAGGCCGATGCCCAGCTGCAGCCCGGACTGGCCGGCCCCGACGATGGTGATGTGGCGTTGCGTCATGGTGTTGCCCTTTTCTCTTGGTCTGTCGGTGGTTGTCAGTTGGCGGCCAGCAGCGGAATGGTTTCTTCGGCGCGTTCCGGACCCAAGGCGGAGTAGCCGCCGTCGACCGCCCAATCTGCTCCGGTGACGAAGCTGGCTTGGTCGCTCGCCAGGAACGCGACGACGTCACCCACCTCGTGTGGCCGGCCTACGCGCTTGAGGGCGTGGAAAGGGGCCGCGACGGCGTCGGTCCTTTCGAGGCTTCCGTTGCTGAGGGTGTCCATGATGTTGCTCCACACCCAGCCCGGGCTCACGGAATTGACCCGGATGCCGTCCGCGGCGAAGTCCACGGCCATGCTGCGCGTGATCTGGACCAGGGCAGCCTTGCTGGCCGGGTATAACCAGCGGCCGGTTTGGGCGATCGAGCTGGAGATCGAGGTGAAGTTGATGATGGCTCCGTGCCCCGAGGCCTCGAGGTGGGGGCGGGCCGCGTTGGCCGCCATTACGGCGCTCACCAGGTTGACGTTGAGGGCTTCGAGCCAGTCCGCCCTACCGGAGGATGCGCCGTCGTCCTTGTAGGTGCAAGCGAGATTGACCAGGATGTCCAGGCCGCCATGCTGGGTTACGGTCTGGCCCACGAGTGCGTTCACTGCGGCATCGTCGGTGATGTCTGTGTGGGAGTAGTGGATTCCTTCGCCCAACCCGGCGGCCAGTGATTCGCCGTCGGGGTCTATGTCCGCCACCACCACCGTGGCTCCGGCGTCCCGCAGCGCGGTCACCACGCCTTGGCCCACCTTGGTGGCCCCGCCAGTGACGATTGCTGTCCTGCCTTCGAGTGCTGACATAACCGGACCCTTTCATTGCGGATTAGCTGTTACGAGAATATGACGTGCGTCACGCTTGTCTTATGGACGACTCTAGGCAGTCCCTGGAATCCGGACTATCCACTTGGCGCGAGGGTCATCCGAATTACGCAAGGTCCTCCTCTTCTTCATGCCAACCAACCCAAGCCGCTGAGGTGAGCCGGGCTTCCTTGGCCTGGAGCTCCGCCGCCCAAAGTTCGAAGTGGCTTCGGTCCCATTCATCCCTGCGGTCATGCACGAGCTTGATGTTCTTCAC
This genomic window contains:
- a CDS encoding cyclase family protein is translated as MSVLAGLTAALSSGSVEIIDLTTPLSSETPILTLPQPFANTVGLSVSPVSNFDDAGPAWAWNDVTVGEHAGTHLDAPVHWITGKDGKSVDQIEPQRLVGPVVVIDKTAEVAADPDFLLEPEHFEQWQQEHGQLPGNCWIIFRTGWAARGTDAAAFVNADDAGPHTPGVSAAGAKWLAGNASISGFGVETVGIDAGQAGGLDPMFPVHSFLLGADKYGVTSLRNVDRLPTTGATLVVAPLPIVGGTGSPSRVYALVEKSAAETA
- a CDS encoding NAD(P)/FAD-dependent oxidoreductase, producing the protein MDDSVDVVIIGSGINSLVAAAELALDGKRVCIIERADRLGGFIHSSERTLPGFVHDSFSSWHPLFVSGGAYSALGKELHARGLEYCNTTTEVTASVGADPATGAQRVVIAHRDPAQTAASLKIPGDQEAYLAMLDDLGRNSGTVFGAFGAELRSFGEVAKIAFGAVRRGRFSGTEAFVRDSVMSGRNYVRSRFDGWEADQLWSPWLLHAGLGPDQATGGVMLPVMAMSMHSFGLPVVKGGASKFVAAFESLLRDNGVRILLGAEAEEILVSGTTVTGVRTSQGSLSAGTVLANVSPQALYGHLLSQPPAGPAAAAKRYQNGRGAMQIHLALDKPVEWLDPRLNRVPLVHISNGSDSTGIACAQAEAGLLPSEPTVVVGQQYVLDPSRAPEGKATLWLQLQEVPFSPVGDAAGELTVQEGWTEELKQGYLDRVLARLEQFAPGTRATVLASDIIAPTDLAAANPNAVNGDPYGGSAELFQNLLWRPFPEAAGHRTAIQGLWHIGASTHPGPGLSGGSGHLVAQKLTAQPSRFSRFQAALKPSKR
- a CDS encoding flavin reductase, translated to MRKIAIVGAGESGAQLALGLQRDGYAVTLLSDRSAAQIRTGKVMSSQCMFSTALDAEAQLGTALTEFYGSGSVPEIGTIRLRVEADEPIEWQAPLDGPARSIDQRIKSALWIETFVSNGGDFRIEKVTPRMLEELTHDHELVIVSTGKGEIGQIFPRDKAKSPFDRPQRVLALNYVKPDGGAAAGPATGTSPDSNPSGGDAIRMSMAPGVGEFFTFPGLTVSGPCRMMVFEGVVGGPMDRWTDVGTPEEQLKRSLEILREHFPHEAANFVDAELTDDGATLLGRITPTVRSAVGELGNGTLVFGLGDAVVLNDPLTGQGSNNATLAAKYYLDSIVRRGEQPFDRAWMERTFDEFWRGWGQWAVEWTNDLLKPRRDHQKTLLREAAEHPALAASIVGGFDDPRTSYPWWFDPTAAADFMQARKEDDTAAFDLRDFRGALGQFATGVTVVTTVAADGRKVGMTANSFTSVSMEPPLVLWCPSKRSPSLGDFEDATHFAINILASDQHVLSRQFATPATDKFAGTETTEGIAGVPLLDGAVATFQCRTVSRHDAGDHVIYVGEVESYNYDGGAPLVFHGGKYHATASHPDF
- a CDS encoding styrene monooxygenase/indole monooxygenase family protein, whose amino-acid sequence is MTQRHITIVGAGQSGLQLGIGLLDAGFQVTTISNRTPEEIREGKVASSQCIFHNALEHERALGLDFWPDAPTVDGISFTIPHPELPGEKAISWASRLDHHAKSIDQRVKFPRFMEEFTARGGELVFEDAGVAELEKYTQNSDLVIVAAGKGEIAQLFTRDAERSTYDAPQRALALTYVKGLKPREDYSAVSFNLIPGVGEYFVFPALTTTGPCEIMVFEGVPGGPMDSWKGLTPEEHLENSKNILKTFLPWEAERATDVELTDANGVLQGRFAPTVRHPIATLPSGRQVLGLADVVVLNDPITGQGSNNASKCAASYLDSIIQHGGVFDASFMQATFERYWDYAQHVAHWTNALLAPPPPHVLELLGAANSEPDIAHRFANGFNHPPEFQEWFMYPDKAADYLASLSAAKVS
- a CDS encoding SDR family oxidoreductase, producing the protein MSALEGRTAIVTGGATKVGQGVVTALRDAGATVVVADIDPDGESLAAGLGEGIHYSHTDITDDAAVNALVGQTVTQHGGLDILVNLACTYKDDGASSGRADWLEALNVNLVSAVMAANAARPHLEASGHGAIINFTSISSSIAQTGRWLYPASKAALVQITRSMAVDFAADGIRVNSVSPGWVWSNIMDTLSNGSLERTDAVAAPFHALKRVGRPHEVGDVVAFLASDQASFVTGADWAVDGGYSALGPERAEETIPLLAAN